The Novosphingobium aromaticivorans DSM 12444 genome segment ATGCGCGACGTTCGGTTCCTTCGTCTGGATCGCCTCGCGCCGCATGTCGTAGAAGCGCAGGACAAGCTCGGGGTCGCGCGCGAAGGCTTCGGGCGTCGCGACGTCCTCGACCCGGTGGTTTTCCCAAAGGCCGCCGGCTCCACGGAAGGTGTCGATGCCGGATTCGGCGGAAATTCCGGCGCCGGTGAGAACGACGATATTGCGCGGGCGTTTCATCGCGACCATGAAGCACGCCACGCAAGGGGTAAGCAATGGCCAGAATCGGAATCATCGGCAGCGCGGGGCGCATGGGCAATGCATTGCAGGCGGCAGTGGCTGCGGCAGGGCACGACTTTGCCGGCGGCATCGACAAGGGCGGAGATCCGCTTGAACTGGCAAAGGCCAGCGACGTGCTGGTCGACTTCTCCGCACCCGGCGCGCTCGAGTTCAATCTCGACGCCGCAATCCATGCAGGCGTGCCGATCGTGGTCGGAACGACGGGTCTCGAGGAACGCCATCACTGGCTGATCGATGCAGCCGCAGTCAGCGTGCCCGTGCTGCAGACCGGCAATACCTCGCTTGGCGTCACGCTGCTGGCCCATCTCGTGCGCGAGGCCGCCGCGCGCCTTGGCGAGGACTGGGACATCGAGATCGTCGAGACCCATCACCGCATGAAGGTGGATGCCCCGTCGGGCACCGCGCTGCTGCTGGGCGAAGCGGCCGCAAAGGGGCGCGGCGTCAGCCTGGCCGAGGAGGCCGTTCGCGGGCGCGACGGCATCACCGGTGCGCGCAAGGCTGGCACGATCGGCTTTGCCGCCCTGCGCGGCGGATCGGTCGCGGGCGACCATTCGGTCCACTTCCTTGCCGACAACGAGCGTTTGACCTTCTCGCATCTTGCCGAGAACCGCGCGATTTTCGCCAAGGGCGCGATCCGGGCAGCGCAGTGGCTGCTCGATCAGGAGCCGGGTCGCTACACGATGCCCGAAGTCCTCGGCCTCTGACCCAATTGCCAATTCCGATCCGTACTGTACTATTTCAGTAATACAGTACGGGAGGAACCATGGCACTCGATCCTGCAACCGAAGCGGCGCGGCTGGTAGACAGTCTTGGCGCCGAGCAACTGGCGCTGGCGGCGTCCTACACGCGTGGCAACGAATGGCTGACCGTGGCCGGCGTAGCCATATCGCTGGTGCTAGCGTGGATCATCGTGCGCCTGCGTGTGCTGGACTGGCTGGCGGCCAGGGT includes the following:
- the dapB gene encoding 4-hydroxy-tetrahydrodipicolinate reductase, which produces MARIGIIGSAGRMGNALQAAVAAAGHDFAGGIDKGGDPLELAKASDVLVDFSAPGALEFNLDAAIHAGVPIVVGTTGLEERHHWLIDAAAVSVPVLQTGNTSLGVTLLAHLVREAAARLGEDWDIEIVETHHRMKVDAPSGTALLLGEAAAKGRGVSLAEEAVRGRDGITGARKAGTIGFAALRGGSVAGDHSVHFLADNERLTFSHLAENRAIFAKGAIRAAQWLLDQEPGRYTMPEVLGL